The Aspergillus luchuensis IFO 4308 DNA, chromosome 6, nearly complete sequence genome segment CAGTAATTATGTCCTAATCTATTAACAGACCAACaagtaactactaactagataGTctactctactactactgcactCGACATACGATGATACGACGCGCGCCCTCACGATCCCAGCTTTGCTGTTTCCATTGATCTTCCGTATGATCTATCCATCCGAAACAGACCCTGAGCGGATTTCCGAGCCCCGAGCTTCTTCGGTTTTCTGTTTGTTCGATCTCAAGGGTCTCTGCCGGGCCGGAGATCCTTGACGTTCGTGGGTCGTTTGTTTCCCCCCgttatattttacttttttgttttttgcttttcccttGTTTGGTTCTTTATTTCCTCGGAAGAACGAGATCTATCGATTATGACATATAAGATAACAAAAAAATGGATTGTCAAATGTTTTCAGAAGCATCCCTGTCTGGCAGGGGTACCCAAAAGGGTGCCTAGATAGGTTTGCCTATCTATGAAACAATTTCGGCGCCCTACGGTTGGCGGACCATGCGACGCACCCTTATCGACTGTCCGTAACGGTTattgaaaaagcaaaaattTAGCctaagagagaaaaagaaaagaaaaagaaatagggGCGTCGGTCATATTGCTTTTTAGCGCagactttttctttccttacGGCAGTACTACGAAGGGAGAAGCGATACACCATCTCCTGTTCCATCATCAAATGCATTAATCGAAGTTATACCCGCCCACTCTTTTTTCATCGGTAAAGCTCAGCGCCGGACACGTAAGGACCCCAGTCTACACGCTCAGCAATCCAGTCGCAGGGCCGACCCTCCAGTCGAGCATATCCCTTTCGAGACAAGTGCCCGCGAGGATGAAACAAGCCGGTCCTGTTCTAACCCTGGGAGTGCCGGGCTAAAGGTTAGCCTGGTTGCTTGCTTACTTTCCACTCATAGTAAGGCGTGTGTCGGGCACGGAGGACACCCTTCTGGTATAGATGCtttggggagagggagaagggggggggagTTTGGGTTTAGTGTGTCTTGACGCATCGCGCCGATTGGAAAAGCCGCAAAATCTTGTTTGCAactagaaaagaaaaaaaaatggtGTCTGGTGCTTGGCATCTGGCGTGCTCGTATATCATGGCTCCCTCACGTACCCCGGTGAATttctggatgaagaatgCTGCGGTCGCGATTGGCTTTCCGGTCGGTGTCATACCGGCATTGCAAACACGAGATCCTAGCCAGAAATCGGGGTTACTATGGTGGGTTTGGCAGCATTGATAGACCAGCAGCAGATACATGTTTGTATCACCTTTATAGCGCCATTTGcaaccccccctctccctccctccctacaTCCCTTCTCTCTCCGCTGCCTAACAGACCACTCCAGATGGGTTAACCGTACCACCTTTGACTCTCTCAAGTGACCCACTGAATCCGTATACGGCCTTGGAGATGAGTTATGGCCACGGGGGGCGATGCAAACGGTGTAGATGAATAGTGTAGCCTGctggtttggggggtggatgatgaaagaCAGAGTAGCGAATTGATTGCTGTCTTTCCTGCTGTTGCCTGAGACATGGCCATTCCACTTGCAGTATCTGTTGTCCTTTTAGTGCCGATGTGCAGGGAGTATGTACTTTCGGGACATCTGTCATATGTACTTTTCATGTCTTTAGTAGTCTCTTTCATCCACGTACTCGAGTATACTTCTCGGTCATGCTCCGTGAAGTTGAATACTGCCCGATCCAGATAGGtatctttccccctccatagatactactagtagtagtaatagtagatatCGGCTAGCACCAATCGGGGTAGTCGGCGTTGACCGCAACTTTCCTTCAGAGACGATCATCACTCGCGTCTGAAGAACCACGATCCCATTCCTTTGAGATttcaatctatctatctatctactgtgTACTAGAGGATGTGACTGCTCTATTGTGCCATCTTGGCATTGCACTCATCACTACTGTGATTCAGAAAACCTGGGGATTTACTAAACCGCAGAGAATTTTCTAGCCGTCATTCTCAGAAACGCACAgatccagctgctcctcttccaaaATGACCCATGAACAAGATAGAAGCACCGAACTAACCGTCTTCTTTATCAAGATGTGGAACTGATCTCAAAAGCTACAGCAGAGACCCAGCAGCTGCGTGATTGAGCCATGACCACACGGAGGTATCAGCTTGACGTGGACCCCTTGACCTGTCTCAATGGGGATATCGAGCTTCTGGTTAGTTTCTACTTCCAGTGTGTCACTCTCTCATTCGTTATTCTTACTgaatattcttcttcttctggtttgtTTAGCTTCCTCCGCGGCATGACGACTGGCTGTTGCTCGGATCGGGTATACTGGACCATGAGTGAAGATGGCGCAGAAGGATACTGAGACTTTTCTATCTTCAGTGACACCATGGTTCTATTCCTGTCTGAGGAACAGCTCTAGAAGTGGTCTACTGGACTGTCTAAGCTTGGTTGCTGATGCCTGTCTCCTCTTTGGTCGCTCGGTACTTCATGCTTATCCACAACAGTTAGCTACTTCTACGGAGGATTGCCGTTTAGTCTAAAGCATGGGCTGTGGATGCGAAGTTTCGGCTATAGTGGCTCAGATAATGACGTTGATAAGCCCAATAGCTCTGTCATGATCTGGGGCAACGCTTGGCTTACGTCGATAACAACGGTAAGAGCATGATTACACTGATAATGGCCTCGAGATAATGATTATCTACGTTGAAAGAATGACTAACGGATAGATGTCTTAGATTATCGAAGTTAGAATTATACGGAAGATGTCTGGTTCCACGGTTTGCCACAAAAAGTGCCACGAGATGCAGCAGGCGCAGGTCTGGAAAAGTGCGAGATGGAATATCAGTCAGGAGGGTATAGTGCGGCACAAGTGAAGGAACTCACCACAATTTGCACAATTTGGCAGTCCGTCTGTTGCTGAGTTTATTACAGTCGTCCGTGGGGGGTTGACGATATAACTGCCAAGAAAAGGCAACACTAGTGGCAGGGAGTATGGATGGGTTGAACACTGCAGCTTGGGTCGCATTCTGGTCTACCTACGCTAATATTTGGGCCCTTGAGAGCTGATGGCTACAGACAGATGACTTTCTCTTCTAATGTCCAGTACAAGCTCGATGTCTCTACAGACTATGACAGCATGCTTGAGTCGGAACTACTCTCTCGCTGCACTGCATGGTGTTTTCTGCTTCAACTCGGATATACCATAGAGCATAGTACAACGGTGAAGGTCTTTGAAcgttcatcatctccaatcgCGATGAGTTAAAATGCGATCAAGAACATCCGTTTCACCATCAGACACAGCGTAGTCTTCCCAGACAATTATCTCTTGGTGCCTACCCTCGACATAGACACCAGCGCTGCTAGAATCAGATTCTAGACTCACCGTGTCTTCAGGGGTACCAAAATGCCTCGCCACAACCCACTGCATCAACTCAATGCAGGTCGAATCAAAATCCTCCTAGACGTTGGATTCAGTATCCAACCAACATAACTTGCAGCAATGCGAGACAAGCCAAGCTATAATTAGCGACTGCTATAAAGGGAGTAAAAAGACATGGATCCCGCTCCTTCGAGAGCTGCGGAAATTTAGTGGGAAATGCTCGCGGGTCCGCTCCCTAGTTTTATTTACCAGATCATGATGTATGTAGTACAGTAGTAAAACAATAATATCATCCCATCTGAGTTCTGTTCTTCCCAGGGGAATTAGAAAGGATTGGTGTTTCTGATATAGCCCACAAAGCTACTGGTTGATACGGTACTGTtcctgaaaatatatattcatagaTTGAATAGCTACTTACTAATTACTCCCAGTACATCTTCGATCATCTACAAATCCACAtgaaataaactatattagcattcattcattcgtACATACCATTCCTCTTCACTCATcaccaaaaggaaaaaaaaaaaaaaaaaaaaaaaattgagcGACGTAGATGGTTTAAAATGACATATGTAGTCGGACTCTGAGAGAGAATTCCTTGAAAATATACTAGGAGATAACTTAGACTGAAGCAAGAACCAAGAGCatgaataaatatagaataccAGAGATacatgatagatagatagatagatagtactgtGAAAAGATAATGgaagtataataatagtaatggGCGatagttagtatatatacatgGATCAATAATTCTCTTCTCAATATGCATATGCGGAATTTAGGACCGAGTAGAGAAGAGAGTAAATGAGAAGcatatgatatataatataatcctttcttttcattttctttcctaaATAGGGAATAGACTTGTAGATAGGTAAATATAGGAGAACCGTcttctcatctcatctccatcccctcttcaGCTTCCTGATCCCTCATGAACTAATTTGAAGGGACGCTATCTACCTGTTCTGAATTTTCCGAGTAGTTGGGAGTATCTTAtttgttcttttctctctgccttctttctctccctcagGACTATCTCTATGGTTTATAGCAAGACTTCAGGCTCTCCTCATTCAAATTGAACTACTCTCATCCGAAGCACCTTATCCCAGACGATGCTATAGCTAGATGTAATAGAAAGGATAAGGTGTCTGCATATGGGGAGGAATGTATCTCCAACTACTCTTCCCTTCTGTGCAAGTCCACGTAGTCCTCTTCGAAGGGTATTTCTAGCGCAGTAGCTCTAACGCAGTTATCTCGAAGACAGCGTATAATATAGGTATAAAGATGTTGAGAACATGATCACTGAGCTTGAGCCATTGGCCCAGAGTGGAAAGGAAGACCGGTTTTGACGTTCTTGCTTGGTTGATAAATGCTTTCCAAAGCCATCGGAATGTAGGTGGAatgatcttcttttttcttgaaCAGGGGATGGCTTGGTTTGAATGGCGATGTTGTAAATCCTGCATCTTATCCTTGCTGGAGTCGCTGTTAAAGTTGGCAGCAAGGTAGGAGTTATTGAAGATGCTCAGGGAGTTCCTCGGGTACTTAGTATAGAGCGGTGAGCATGGGGAACAGGCAATCAATCCATGCAAAATCCGTACGATGGATACTGGCTGGGGGATGATATGTGGGAAGATAGAGAAACCTAAGCTGGGAGctaggtaggtagtatttAATGACGCAGTGGTATGTTAGGGGTTGGTTTACAACCAGTACGGCAATAGATGATTGAAACTGATGCCAAATGTCCCGTCAGGATGAATAAAGTAGAGTCGATCGACGCTCCAGTAACAGTTCCCTGGACCTGACACATCTTTCGTCCTGATCTAGCAAGGGCCGTAGAAAGACATGGCGAACTGCGCTTCCGTGTGGCTACTTCTGACTAGCCAGCTTTCCAAGGTTTCTGACTATCAGGTTGGCACATTGAGAAATCAttcgagaagaaagatgaatcTCTTTTGATTATGATTGACGAGCACGTCGTTCACTGCGATGGCCGCAACCGCAATTGCAGTTGTGCGTTGTTGGACCAGACACTGAAATACGTGTGATGACATCTGAGTACCGAAACTTCGAGGTTCTGGGACGCATCTTGGCGATATTGGTTGCTCTTGCAATGCGCCGGGGTTGTCTTTTCATGAAGCAATACATGGTCGGAACTCCGTCGCGATAGGACACTGATAACACGAGTGGACAATACGCATCGTCTGGTGTCTGGGGGTAGCTTCATGAGCCCGGCAACCTGTATCCATTTCGCACAATTAGTTCATCGCACATGGTATACTAACCAGCTAGGATAAGCTTGTTGGGGCTCTACATACCTTGTATCGTTCTATAAATGGGTCTGTTGGAGGCCGGGAACCATATGCCACAGAACAGATTCAGACGATGGGGCGGAGGCGTCGCATCGACAGTTCGGCGTCTCCGTAAAGCGTCTGATACGGTGTTGTCCCACTGGTCTTCTGGATCTCATGCTATGCATGGTAGCAGGAGATGGATAAGGGCAATTCCAATTTTCAAAGAACCACACACCCCGAGTACAACCATGCAGGCAGTCATCGACACTCAACAACTGGAGAGAAGTTGCACAGAGACTCGGGAATTAAGAGCATTGCAGACCTCCAGATCTAGTTTGGTTGATATCAAACCATAAACCTTGACCACCGAAACTGCCAACGATGGAGCTGATCGGGGTGAGAGCACCATAAAACATCCAAGCAGGCATTAGCAGCAGTGTGGCATTCGGGAGACCAGTTCACAGCTCTGAGAACCTTCGATGGGAGTACACTAAAATCAAGAAAACGTGGAATAAGAATAAATGGATGTTTCCTGACAAAGCATTGTCTGCATTGATCGCATCCTGACTAGACCAAGCACAACCTGATTCTATGTTCTCCGGTTGTATTGTCTCACCCACAGCATCACTGTTGGCTGTACTCATTGATGGGTCGCTCTCTGCCGCTACCTCCAACAATAGTTCTCCTTGATCCTCCTATAGAAACCGTTCTCAATCGCTCGAGACCTGACGTACTATCCCCGTGAGTCTGTAGCGCCATGTATTTTCCGCCGGTGTCCAGGCTGTAGCCCTTTGACCAAAGAGTGCGGTGGCAGCAAACGAACCGCTCTTTGCGCAACCCTATCCGAGCGGTCACGATCATGTACCATCTAGACTACTCAGCAGGTGACTATGGGGCGGCGTAGTGTAACCACTGAAGCATATAAAGCAATCATCTCTCCCCGTTGTATTCCGAATCCAGCAATGGTCGTTCCGTTGATGCTCGATGAGGATGTACCAGAGAAACTGTGAATGACACGTAGTCGGGATAGCGGTTGACAAAGAATCTGGATGAAGACTTGTTGGAATGTTAGTCGAGACATAACAATCTACATGACTGGCAAGGTGCAAGGACCTACACTGAAGAACAAACACCGATTTTGTGCCGTTTGCGCATGAGTACTTGTCGTAAGCGTTGCTTCAGGACATAGGAATCGATTGCTTGGATCCTCTGTTCGAAGAAGCGAGAAACATGCCACCGAGTGTGAAATTGCGAGTCACGTTCTAGATCACTTTTCCCGCAGAGAATGCGTATAGGCTAAATAGCTTCGGTCTAGACTTCCTGAACATTTGGGATAGTCGAAGGCGTAGCAGCTGCGCAGGAGAGCCATCGGTGTGTTTCTAAGCCCACAAACACTGGTGTCAACATTCACTCATAGCCTCCTTAGACTACCACTTGACACAGAACCACCCGGGTAGCCAGACAGGTACGTGATCAACGGTCGGGGGCTTCACTATTGAATCTCCTTCGACTGGCGGTGCCGGAGTCGCTCACTCGGTCTAATGGTGAGATCAATGCCCTGAGAGTTGTATCGCCCAATTCAGAGGGCCCGACCTTCTTGCTGGGCGCATTGGGAAGCTGCTGCTCGCGTCACACGTTTGATGTATGGCGAATGGGACAGTTCAGCCCTCGAAGCAGTGGTAATGACGACTGTGGAGTACAAGCAATGTGGAAAGTTTCAGGCAGGAACTGAGAAAGCCTGTTGTTTGGAAGGCCTGTCCAGTGGCAGTTGTGGCTATATCCAACCACGTGTTGCCGATGAGGATTCAGATCGGTATGCAGCAAGCATCCTAGCACTACAGCCATCTCCTTCCAACTATCAGCCTTGCCATTATACCACAGCTGCAGGGTTTGTGAGGCCAACATATGGATCGGACAAGATGCAACAGACGTGTGTCTGGGGGAAGAGAGTTGTCTTAGAGAATCCCAGCTCCAAGGATGCTCGTTAATCCTCCCCGTGAATTATATACCGAGAAACGACCAGTCGGGCCATTAGTCTTCATCGTGGAAAACAGCTGTGCTGACGTCTTCGAGGGTTAGGCCGAGGGTCATGGCTTTTTAGAGCCTATGAAAGCCAGGTATGATTAGATCTAAGCAAGATTTGATTAGACTCAGATTGCATAACTTGTGGTTATTCTCTCCATTTATTGATATTCCACAATTTGGCCATCGCCCAGATTCTGTGCGGATTTCGAATCCCCATGGACCAAAATGCTAAGCACGTTTGTAAGTCGAATGAACAAGTATAACTCGACACGATTGGGAAGGCCAAGGGTCGCTGGAAGCCGCCAGTGAGGAACAATGGCGGAGCTTTTTCGCAGGAATATCGGAAAATCGTGTTGAGGTAGGCCATCTAGAGTTTCTGAAACATTAGCTGTGGAGTTGGGAAACTGTCTGGCATGGTATGGCGGTCGTGCTCAAACACTCAGACACAGCTGAGCCAcaagaaaagggaggaagaacggGTGAAACAGACTTGACAGAGCAGAGACATACAGAAACACGATATGTTTCAGGTTATGCCGTTTCCACATGTGTGTGGTCTTGTCCAGTACATCTTCGCAAATCGGTTGTAATTGATTGTTGTGATTTCCATTCTGATCGCTGCACCGGCCGTATCAAGAGTCGTGGGTGGGTTCTCGTATCCCAAGCGCAGAGTATACTAGATAGTCGACAATCTACCTCCAAAGTGATTTGAGATATGcacatcatcaaccacaaGACATTCTCAAAGACTCGTTTTCATCGCGAATGTCCCATCAGGTGCCTCATCACCTCCGCCCATTTCTTCAGATACTCATGCTTCTCCAAACAGAAGTCAACTGCATCCTtggcagcaacagcatctTGCAGCGCACTGTCCCAATTCAAACCATCCTGAATAGATTTAGCAAGAAACACCTTCGATAAAGTCTTCGCAATCCTGTCCTCCTGAACCGCGGAGTTTCCCATATAAGCTTGAAAACAGCTTGTTCTGAGGATAGTCGAGTCGACAACCCCCAGATGAATGGTCTCAAGGAAATTGGTATcattttagtatatatcgTGGCAATGAGCACCGTATCGCTGTCGATATAAATCCACAAGGCGCGTCTCGCCCCTATCCAAGATGAAATGTTTTGCACGGGTTGTATATAGCAGCATCGTATAGTATGCAGAATGGggaaatagtatataagaaATGCAGTAGTATATAGGAGTTGATGGCGATAAGaaagagatggaggatgctTTGGAGGCCTTGAGGTATATATGGCACCGAAGGAGAATCACCAGAGATGGATACTCACAGGTGAAGAAGAGTCCGAAAGAGCAAGGAGCAAGTGAGCAAGTGAGGGAGATGGTGTGGGTGACACCAAACGGGTATTTGCCTCTCTGGCAAACCGCCCCGGTCTGAAGGGCAGCATCCCGTGTGCCGTAACACTATGCAGCTAACCCCCAAGTTACCAGGCAGCTACCTACATATAGGCCATGTCTAGATCAGAGTATTTTCGAAGGATATTACTACATACAAACGAGGCGGGAAAATGGCAGGCATCATCACTACGTGCGACCGGAAACCAAACCCTTCTAAGTGTCAACCTATCAAACTATGCTACTCCCCACCATACAACACCTGGATCGACGAAGAGGGCGTCGACATCCCGTCCCCAATGCGAATCACCACTTTCACCTGCAACGCTCGGGCTTCGCGAATGCAACACGCCAGACAGGTCCGTCCGACCTTGCCAATGACGGCATGATGTCCAACAGACGCACACCATGCTCGCGCAAATGTTTCCTTGTCGTGCGAGCCCCGCgcgtcgagaaggaggatctCTTCCTTACCTAGTCCGCTGCTGTGGCCATCCGAGTGAGATGTCTCCGCCAAGGATTCTAGAGGCACCCACTTGAACGCGTACGATCGGTGCAACGGGTGGCCCGGCAAACGATGATGTCTATGAGAGACATGGcttgatgacgaggatgacaaCCCGCCATCCGCTGTGCTTGGGGGATTTTGATAGTTGACCGACCCCCCAGGTGGACGGCACTCGTGGGAAGAAATGAATCGTACGTTGTAGGCCAACTCGAACGACACCGGGGTGGGTCCAGTAGCAGTGGAAGCGAGAAGAAAATTGGCATAGGCCTTTTGGACCACGGTCAGGTTATGGCTTGTTCGTTTCGTATCAACGGAGAAGGTGAGGTCCTGAAAGTCGATGTTTGCTTTCGACCAGCTATCGCAGGGGCCATCGACAGGCAGCAAGAATACTCCACTCGTAAGCTCTCCCAAACCCAGAGGCGTAGAGTCAAAGGAAAGCCGGTTTCCGTGTTTGATGCGTGGCTTGCCTGGACGTCGGGGCGGCTCGCGGACATCCACCTCATACCACGTGTTGACAAAGTGCTCACCGTTTTTAGAGTTCTTGGGCACTATGCAGCTTGCCAGCCAGGCCAGACAAACCTTTGTACccggctggctggctagAACTCGCCCAACAATGCACTTCTTACTCCACCAGGTCTTCCCCTTGTACGTGAAACCACCGTAAACGTTGGCGACTGGTCCAAGTGTAGCCATCGCCTCTTCGTCATTTTCGAGGATGGTTGCCATGAGAAGGTGGCTGATGGACTCGCCAGGGATTACCAACCCCGCGAGCCAGCTACGCGTAATCCAACCACCAATGTTCAAGGGACGTATGCTGTGCGGagaatgaaggaggagcaggcggCGCGATGGAGATCTGCTATACATCTCTTTTGTCAAGTCCAGTGTGGAATACTCTGCAGGTAGCGAGTTGGTAAGAGGTATGGTGTAGGCGGCTTCGAGTTTCttttccaccccctcaccctcaaGCTTGGACCGCAGTGCGCTCTTGAATGCATCCAGTCCTGGCCAGCCGATATTGTCTGCAAATACGAACAGCCCTTTTAGTTGCTGGTCAACGTGGCTAGGGGCCAGATGACACCGCCAGGCGGATTCATCATTATGGGCGGATGATGTAGAGTGATGTGTGAAAGCTTCGAGGAACCCACGATGGTGATGCCGCTCAGGCGACTTGCTCGGAGCATGTATGGTCGGAGAAGGGTGGTCCGGCTCCACAGGGTTGTAGGTGAAATGGAAGCTGTCCAGAAAACGACGTACTGTAACCAGATCCCAATTCAGCTTACCACTCCGTAGCCGGTCAAACTCGTACACATCATGCACCGAGACATCGATATCCCGCGCATTCTGCAGCATTCCTACTCGAACAGTGGCATCCAAACGCATCAGGAGCTCCGCGGCGAGCAGCATCTGGACGAGCAACCACTTGCGTTCCAGCGTGAAATGCACCCAGGGTTTGTCAGACTTGTCCGGATCAAGGAAGTCGCCGTCGTCATGTGGGGGATTCTCAAACAACACTTGCCCAATGTGCAATCGCCAATCGATCAGACTGAAGTCAAACCACGCCCCAGGGGTAGCCAACACGACTGTCAAAGCTTTGATCTGAGCCTTCAAACTATGGGAATCGCCGACATCTGCAAACAGAAACCGCGCCGGTGGATACAGAAATCGGTTAAACAGTCCACTATACAGCTCTCGAGTGCATTCCATATCTAGAATCGTCTTTGGTGTATCCCCGTGCAAAATGTCGTAGCGGAGTGTCTTGAGCGTCTGGAGACGCTCCACTAGGGCTCGCAAGTCGATATCGCGAACGCCGATCCTCTTCCATGCAACCGGTCCTTCGCACAGCAACTTCTTCCGGTCATGAACGGTACCATCCGAGCACTGGGCATATGGGTCATTATAGTGCCCCATCAATTCATACGCCTCGGTTGCTGGTAGAGTTgacagatgaagaaggtcaGAGCATGGTCGTGGTTTTTCGGGGCCCGCGTATACGATAGAGTCGGCGACGGGTAGCTCAAGAAAGTGACGAAAGCCGATTGTACCAGCGTCTTTGCCATTGACTGACAGCATATTGGGTACTTCGTGAACGCCGACATCAAAAGTCGCCCGCTTCGGAGCTTCCGATCGTTTCCAGTGCCCCAAATGAACCGGCATTTCCCCTTCAATTACCCAGTCATCCGGTACAGGCAAATGAGCATGGAGAGTGCACAGTGTATAGGAGGCGTGGGGAAGGGGCCGTCTATCCCAGAGATTTTGAATGGTGGGATCGTGGTCATCGAAAGGGAATATAATCTGTGGGTAGAAGAGTCCatgctttcccttctccagcaGAAAGTATGGAGCCCCGGAGAAGATTGTCTCGATGTCCTTTTTGGTCAGCTGGTTGTGTGAAGGACCCTCGTGATGATGTGAGGGATGGGCTTTAGCAGCCTGATCCGAATGGTGATGAGAAGCATGATGTTCGTCTTGAGAGTCTGTATCCGGCTTTGTGGGATTGGATCGGGCTATGTCAGCCTCCTAGAGATGGTCAGGCTCCCCTTGGGCAAAGCTCCCAGACCGCGCTGGTATCCTTACCGATTTAGACGTCTTTGTCCCGGACGAGGATCCCGATTCCGAGTCTCCTCGATGCTTGTGAAATATATCATGGATCACACCTTTGGCGTGGGATCCAGTACTGTTGGTATCGGACACATTGGGTAATGAAGCTCTCCTGCCCCTCTCGTTCCTGGGCAGGTTATCGCCCTGACCCAGAGTGGCGGATGAGATGGAATGACGACGtccaaagaaaaaggacatTCTGGGATTGTCGGAGACACACGGGTAGGAGTACTTTTGATGCTGTGTAAAGGCAAGAGGACAGGAACGATGTGTGGGCGATATCAGTCAGAGCAGATATGCTGCCACACTCGAATGGTGTCCGCACTCATTGCGGTCTCCCGAACGAGAGCTAATAAATAGTTATAAGGGAATAAACAATTGATGTGGGGGGACAAAGCCCAGATAAAAAGCGATCTAGTCTAGCTAGTACTGATCAGTCCACTGGTAAGGTGATAGGGGATGGCTGCATCCGGACGGTTCGAGGGAGGTCGAAGAACAAAAAGAAGGCGAATGAGCTTTGGTAATGGAGCTCTAGCGATGACGTCGGCCATCCGGCTCCCGGCATGGCCCGGTCGGGCAAGATGGTCCGACCGGCACAAGCACTACTCCAATTTGAGTCTATATTTTACAATTGAGTCTGGACGTAGATCGAGTCACAATTATACTGATACTGTACTTGGGCATTCGCTGACAGTCATATATACACTTTTGGTTTCACAAAATTCATTACTCAGATTCCATTCATTATGGCATGTTGACCGTCAGTGTTTAGGCGTGCTTCTGGAGGAAGCCCAGCGCGGTCCGGTATCCCCGCTCATACTCCTTGCGCACCTGCTCATCCTCGAGGTTGGAGCGAGCAGCCATCCATCCGTGGATCtgggtggagaaggtctCAACATAGTTGGCCTGCTGCAGGTTGGCACCGAATGCCTCGACATCCTTGGGGTTCTCGTCCTTGGAGGCCAGCACCGCCATGGGGATGTTGACACTCT includes the following:
- a CDS encoding uncharacterized protein (COG:K,L;~EggNog:ENOG410PH18) translates to MSFFFGRRHSISSATLGQGDNLPRNERGRRASLPNVSDTNSTGSHAKGVIHDIFHKHRGDSESGSSSGTKTSKSEADIARSNPTKPDTDSQDEHHASHHHSDQAAKAHPSHHHEGPSHNQLTKKDIETIFSGAPYFLLEKGKHGLFYPQIIFPFDDHDPTIQNLWDRRPLPHASYTLCTLHAHLPVPDDWVIEGEMPVHLGHWKRSEAPKRATFDVGVHEVPNMLSVNGKDAGTIGFRHFLELPVADSIVYAGPEKPRPCSDLLHLSTLPATEAYELMGHYNDPYAQCSDGTVHDRKKLLCEGPVAWKRIGVRDIDLRALVERLQTLKTLRYDILHGDTPKTILDMECTRELYSGLFNRFLYPPARFLFADVGDSHSLKAQIKALTVVLATPGAWFDFSLIDWRLHIGQVLFENPPHDDGDFLDPDKSDKPWVHFTLERKWLLVQMLLAAELLMRLDATVRVGMLQNARDIDVSVHDVYEFDRLRSGKLNWDLVTVRRFLDSFHFTYNPVEPDHPSPTIHAPSKSPERHHHRGFLEAFTHHSTSSAHNDESAWRCHLAPSHVDQQLKGLFVFADNIGWPGLDAFKSALRSKLEGEGVEKKLEAAYTIPLTNSLPAEYSTLDLTKEMYSRSPSRRLLLLHSPHSIRPLNIGGWITRSWLAGLVIPGESISHLLMATILENDEEAMATLGPVANVYGGFTYKGKTWWSKKCIVGRVLASQPGTKVCLAWLASCIVPKNSKNGEHFVNTWYEVDVREPPRRPGKPRIKHGNRLSFDSTPLGLGELTSGVFLLPVDGPCDSWSKANIDFQDLTFSVDTKRTSHNLTVVQKAYANFLLASTATGPTPVSFELAYNVRFISSHECRPPGGSVNYQNPPSTADGGLSSSSSSHVSHRHHRLPGHPLHRSYAFKWVPLESLAETSHSDGHSSGLGKEEILLLDARGSHDKETFARAWCASVGHHAVIGKVGRTCLACCIREARALQVKVVIRIGDGMSTPSSSIQVLYGGE